In Temnothorax longispinosus isolate EJ_2023e chromosome 2, Tlon_JGU_v1, whole genome shotgun sequence, one DNA window encodes the following:
- the E75 gene encoding ecdysone-induced protein 75 isoform X3: MGDELPILKGILNGVVNYHNAPVRFGRVPKREKARILAAMQQSSHSRSQEKAVAAELEDEQRLLQTVVRAHIDTCDFTRDKVAPILARARETPNYTACPPTLACPLNPNPQPLTGQQELLQDFSKRFSPAIRGVVEFAKRIPGFNLLAQDDQVTLLKAGVFEVLLVRLACMFDAQTNSMICLNGQVLKRESIHNSSNARFLMDSMFDFAERVNALRLSDAELGLFCSVVVIAADRPGLRNTELVERMHNKLRNALQTVLAQNHPQHPDILRELLKKIPDLKTLNTLHSEKLLAFKMTEQQQQLQAQQQHQQQQQTQHITPQQQPHWPMEEEPPASWGSASDVTLDEAVKSPLGSVSSTESTCSGEVASLTEYHHVTPASGHHASSAPLLAATLAGGLCPHRRRANSGSTSSGDDELHRATMSKTPQPPQCRSFRKLDSPSDSGIESGTEKPDKPASSSASSAPTSVCSSPRSEDKEVEDMPVLKRVLQAPPLYDTNSLMDEAYKPHKKFRALRQKDSAEAEPAVVVQHTQSQLHLHLTSPPARSPPTQTTQSQCPQTASLLSSTHSTLARSLMEGPRMTAEQLKRTDIIHNYIMRGEASPRSPTVSPSPAEQCASTTTVTTRSTQGSQGLLQCATTSYSNRWPATSVITTTTGARQQQQQQQQQQQQQQQQSSSDYLAVANSPASSPRYLSAAATSSTSTSPRPTSSTAATLVLAGCPSNMMELQVDIADSQQPLNLSKKSPSPSPSPRPLVGPCKALSLEA, encoded by the exons ATGGGAGACGAGTTGCCGATTCTGAAAGGGATCCTCAACGGAGTAGTCAACTATCACAATGCAC CGGTACGATTCGGCCGCGTGCCCAAGCGTGAGAAAGCCAGGATTCTGGCTGCTATGCAGCAGAGCTCCCACAGCCGTTCTCAGGAAAAGGCGGTAGCGGCCGAGCTGGAGGACGAGCAGCGTCTGCTACAAACCGTTGTGCGAGCCCACATCGATACATGCGACTTCACCAGGGACAAAGTGGCCCCGATCCTCGCCAGAGCCCGCGAGACCCCCAACTACACCGCGTGTCCACCAACCTTG GCATGCCCCTTGAATCCTAATCCGCAACCGTTGACCGGACAGCAAGAATTACTTCAAGACTTCTCCAAAAGGTTCTCGCCGGCCATACGCGGTGTCGTGGAGTTCGCGAAACGCATACCTGGGTTCAACCTACTGGCACAGGACGACCAGGTCACTCTATTGAAAGCCGGTGTTTTCGAGGTACTGCTCGTGCGATTGGCCTGCATGTTCGATGCTCAAACGAACAGTATGATTTGCTTAAACGGCCAAGTGCTCAAACGAGAGTCCATCCATAATAGCAGTAACGCGCGATTCCTAATGGACTCGATGTTCGATTTCGCCGAGAGAGTCAACGCCTTGCGATTGTCCGACGCTGAGTTGGGACTGTTCTGCTCGGTAGTGGTGATCGCCGCCGACAGACCTGGGCTACGCAATACCGAACTGGTTGAGCGTATGCACAATAAACTCCGAAACGCTCTGCAGACGGTACTAGCACAGAACCATCCCCAGCATCCCGACATTCTCCGCGaacttttaaagaaaataccCGACCTAAAAACTCTGAATACCCTCCACTCTGAAAAACTGCTGGCTTTCAAAATGACCGAACAGCAACAGCAGTTGCAGGCCCAGCAGCAGCatcaacagcagcaacaaACGCAACACATCACACCGCAACAACAGCCGCATTGGCCAATGGAAGAGGAGCCCCCGGCTTCTTGGGGTTCCGCTTCGGACGTAACTTTAGACGAAGCGGTGAAGAGCCCTCTGGGTAGCGTGTCGAGCACCGAGAGCACTTGTAGCGGCGAAGTTGCCTCTTTGACGGAATACCACCACGTAACCCCGGCCAGTGGTCATCATGCATCGAGTGCGCCCCTTCTGGCTGCTACCCTAGCTGGTGGACTCTGTCCACATAGACGCCGTGCGAACTCTGGCAGTACCAGTTCCGGTGATGACGAACTCCATCGTGCTACTATGTCGAAGACTCCACAGCCACCGCAATGTCGCAGTTTTCGCAAGTTGGATTCACCAAGCGACAGCGGAATCGAATCCGGCACCGAGAAACCCGATAAACCGGCCAGCAGCAGTGCCAGCAGCGCTCCCACTTCTGTGTGCTCGAGTCCACGCTCGGAGGACAAGGAAGTCGAGGACATGCCGGTGCTGAAGCGCGTACTTCAGGCACCTCCCCTGTACGATACCAACTCGCTGATGGACGAGGCTTACAAGCCCCACAAGAAGTTCCGCGCTTTGCGCCAGAAGGATAGCGCCGAAGCCGAGCCGGCCGTGGTCGTTCAGCACACGCAGTCTCAGTTACATCTGCATCTAACTTCGCCACCAGCGCGCAGTCCACCCACTCAAACGACGCAATCTCAGTGCCCGCAAACCGCGAGTTTGCTGAGCAGCACGCATTCCACCCTCGCGAGAAGCCTGATGGAGGGCCCGCGGATGACGGCGGAACAACTGAAGCGTACGGACATCATACACAACTATATAATGCGTGGCGAAGCCAGTCCTAGGTCGCCGACGGTATCGCCATCGCCCGCGGAGCAGTGCGCATCGACGACCACCGTGACCACACGCTCGACGCAAGGATCTCAGGGTCTCCTGCAATGCGCCACCACGAGTTACTCGAACAGATGGCCGGCCACCTCGGTGATTACGACGACGACAGGTGCGCgacaacagcagcaacagcaacagcagcagcagcagcagcaacagcaacagtcTTCCTCAGACTATCTCGCTGTTGCCAACTCTCCGGCTTCGTCACCGCGTTACCTCTCCGCGGCGGCAACTAGTAGTACGAGCACGAGTCCGAGGCCGACCTCGAGTACAGCGGCTACGTTGGTGTTAGCGGGCTGTCCGAGCAACATGATGGAGCTGCAGGTCGATATCGCGGATAGTCAGCAACCATTGAACCTATCCAAGAAGTCGCCATCCCCATCACCGTCACCCAGACCGCTCGTTGGACCTTGCaaggctctctctctcgaggcGTAG
- the E75 gene encoding ecdysone-induced protein 75 isoform X2 has product MSAIVMRDNASENATVRGPIVGYSSSRDPAVVSETTAIVITETQKAERPHQHVKEFDGTTVLCRVCGDKASGFHYGVHSCEGCKGFFRRSIQQKIQYRPCTKNQQCSILRINRNRCQYCRLKKCIAVGMSRDAVRFGRVPKREKARILAAMQQSSHSRSQEKAVAAELEDEQRLLQTVVRAHIDTCDFTRDKVAPILARARETPNYTACPPTLACPLNPNPQPLTGQQELLQDFSKRFSPAIRGVVEFAKRIPGFNLLAQDDQVTLLKAGVFEVLLVRLACMFDAQTNSMICLNGQVLKRESIHNSSNARFLMDSMFDFAERVNALRLSDAELGLFCSVVVIAADRPGLRNTELVERMHNKLRNALQTVLAQNHPQHPDILRELLKKIPDLKTLNTLHSEKLLAFKMTEQQQQLQAQQQHQQQQQTQHITPQQQPHWPMEEEPPASWGSASDVTLDEAVKSPLGSVSSTESTCSGEVASLTEYHHVTPASGHHASSAPLLAATLAGGLCPHRRRANSGSTSSGDDELHRATMSKTPQPPQCRSFRKLDSPSDSGIESGTEKPDKPASSSASSAPTSVCSSPRSEDKEVEDMPVLKRVLQAPPLYDTNSLMDEAYKPHKKFRALRQKDSAEAEPAVVVQHTQSQLHLHLTSPPARSPPTQTTQSQCPQTASLLSSTHSTLARSLMEGPRMTAEQLKRTDIIHNYIMRGEASPRSPTVSPSPAEQCASTTTVTTRSTQGSQGLLQCATTSYSNRWPATSVITTTTGARQQQQQQQQQQQQQQQQSSSDYLAVANSPASSPRYLSAAATSSTSTSPRPTSSTAATLVLAGCPSNMMELQVDIADSQQPLNLSKKSPSPSPSPRPLVGPCKALSLEA; this is encoded by the exons GGCTTCTTTCGTCGGAGCATCCAGCAAAAGATTCAATATCGTCCGTGCACCAAGAATCAACAGTGCAGCATCCTCCGAATCAACAGGAATCGCTGTCAGTATTGCCGTCTCAAAAAGTGCATCGCCGTCGGCATGAGTCGCGATG CGGTACGATTCGGCCGCGTGCCCAAGCGTGAGAAAGCCAGGATTCTGGCTGCTATGCAGCAGAGCTCCCACAGCCGTTCTCAGGAAAAGGCGGTAGCGGCCGAGCTGGAGGACGAGCAGCGTCTGCTACAAACCGTTGTGCGAGCCCACATCGATACATGCGACTTCACCAGGGACAAAGTGGCCCCGATCCTCGCCAGAGCCCGCGAGACCCCCAACTACACCGCGTGTCCACCAACCTTG GCATGCCCCTTGAATCCTAATCCGCAACCGTTGACCGGACAGCAAGAATTACTTCAAGACTTCTCCAAAAGGTTCTCGCCGGCCATACGCGGTGTCGTGGAGTTCGCGAAACGCATACCTGGGTTCAACCTACTGGCACAGGACGACCAGGTCACTCTATTGAAAGCCGGTGTTTTCGAGGTACTGCTCGTGCGATTGGCCTGCATGTTCGATGCTCAAACGAACAGTATGATTTGCTTAAACGGCCAAGTGCTCAAACGAGAGTCCATCCATAATAGCAGTAACGCGCGATTCCTAATGGACTCGATGTTCGATTTCGCCGAGAGAGTCAACGCCTTGCGATTGTCCGACGCTGAGTTGGGACTGTTCTGCTCGGTAGTGGTGATCGCCGCCGACAGACCTGGGCTACGCAATACCGAACTGGTTGAGCGTATGCACAATAAACTCCGAAACGCTCTGCAGACGGTACTAGCACAGAACCATCCCCAGCATCCCGACATTCTCCGCGaacttttaaagaaaataccCGACCTAAAAACTCTGAATACCCTCCACTCTGAAAAACTGCTGGCTTTCAAAATGACCGAACAGCAACAGCAGTTGCAGGCCCAGCAGCAGCatcaacagcagcaacaaACGCAACACATCACACCGCAACAACAGCCGCATTGGCCAATGGAAGAGGAGCCCCCGGCTTCTTGGGGTTCCGCTTCGGACGTAACTTTAGACGAAGCGGTGAAGAGCCCTCTGGGTAGCGTGTCGAGCACCGAGAGCACTTGTAGCGGCGAAGTTGCCTCTTTGACGGAATACCACCACGTAACCCCGGCCAGTGGTCATCATGCATCGAGTGCGCCCCTTCTGGCTGCTACCCTAGCTGGTGGACTCTGTCCACATAGACGCCGTGCGAACTCTGGCAGTACCAGTTCCGGTGATGACGAACTCCATCGTGCTACTATGTCGAAGACTCCACAGCCACCGCAATGTCGCAGTTTTCGCAAGTTGGATTCACCAAGCGACAGCGGAATCGAATCCGGCACCGAGAAACCCGATAAACCGGCCAGCAGCAGTGCCAGCAGCGCTCCCACTTCTGTGTGCTCGAGTCCACGCTCGGAGGACAAGGAAGTCGAGGACATGCCGGTGCTGAAGCGCGTACTTCAGGCACCTCCCCTGTACGATACCAACTCGCTGATGGACGAGGCTTACAAGCCCCACAAGAAGTTCCGCGCTTTGCGCCAGAAGGATAGCGCCGAAGCCGAGCCGGCCGTGGTCGTTCAGCACACGCAGTCTCAGTTACATCTGCATCTAACTTCGCCACCAGCGCGCAGTCCACCCACTCAAACGACGCAATCTCAGTGCCCGCAAACCGCGAGTTTGCTGAGCAGCACGCATTCCACCCTCGCGAGAAGCCTGATGGAGGGCCCGCGGATGACGGCGGAACAACTGAAGCGTACGGACATCATACACAACTATATAATGCGTGGCGAAGCCAGTCCTAGGTCGCCGACGGTATCGCCATCGCCCGCGGAGCAGTGCGCATCGACGACCACCGTGACCACACGCTCGACGCAAGGATCTCAGGGTCTCCTGCAATGCGCCACCACGAGTTACTCGAACAGATGGCCGGCCACCTCGGTGATTACGACGACGACAGGTGCGCgacaacagcagcaacagcaacagcagcagcagcagcagcaacagcaacagtcTTCCTCAGACTATCTCGCTGTTGCCAACTCTCCGGCTTCGTCACCGCGTTACCTCTCCGCGGCGGCAACTAGTAGTACGAGCACGAGTCCGAGGCCGACCTCGAGTACAGCGGCTACGTTGGTGTTAGCGGGCTGTCCGAGCAACATGATGGAGCTGCAGGTCGATATCGCGGATAGTCAGCAACCATTGAACCTATCCAAGAAGTCGCCATCCCCATCACCGTCACCCAGACCGCTCGTTGGACCTTGCaaggctctctctctcgaggcGTAG